One window of Burkholderia cepacia GG4 genomic DNA carries:
- a CDS encoding thioesterase family protein: MTGDTPLTIYRDVVRPEWVDYNGHLRDAFYLLIFSFATDALLDRIGLDDAARRERGRSVYTLEAHVNYLQEIKEGTRVRVDARVFAHDAKRLHLYLELFADGHDGAVSASEQMLLHVDTRDGAKSAPFDDDVAARVAELHVLQRDCAAPAYAGRVIGLPPRR; this comes from the coding sequence ATGACGGGCGATACCCCGCTGACGATATACCGCGACGTCGTGCGGCCCGAGTGGGTCGACTACAACGGCCATTTGCGCGACGCGTTCTATCTGCTGATCTTCAGCTTCGCGACCGATGCGCTGCTGGACCGCATCGGTCTCGACGACGCCGCGCGTCGCGAGCGGGGCCGCTCGGTCTACACGCTCGAAGCGCACGTGAACTATCTGCAGGAGATCAAGGAAGGCACGCGCGTGCGCGTCGATGCGCGGGTGTTCGCGCACGACGCGAAGCGGCTGCACCTGTATCTCGAACTGTTCGCGGACGGGCACGACGGTGCCGTGTCGGCGAGCGAGCAGATGCTGCTGCACGTCGACACGCGCGACGGCGCGAAATCGGCGCCGTTCGACGACGACGTCGCCGCGCGCGTGGCCGAGCTGCACGTGTTGCAGCGCGACTGCGCGGCGCCCGCGTATGCGGGGCGCGTGATCGGCCTGCCGCCGCGCCGCTAG
- a CDS encoding alpha/beta hydrolase, giving the protein MLEPEIAAFVAAVDAAYPADSAACSPAEQRRLYDRFAAAWTPAELPAGIVQHDAVWHAPDGHAIALRRYAPAHGAPRGTVLFFHGGGFVVGSLDSHTLITAQLAADTGLAVIAVDYRLAPEHRAPAALEDCLAVTRAARDGRWPFGSCARSLTLAGDSAGGNLAAAVATALRDAGEGGLDGIALVYPMLGFEPQSPARETEAHAPMLTLDDVHRYRALYWNVEDEAALNDDPLLRASVPLAASRFDGLPPVLAIGAEHDPLRDDARVYVERILAAGGTARYWRGEGLVHGCWRALGTSPHAARMHRMIGGFLLAPHA; this is encoded by the coding sequence ATGCTCGAGCCGGAAATCGCGGCGTTCGTCGCGGCTGTCGACGCAGCGTATCCGGCCGACTCGGCGGCGTGCTCGCCCGCCGAACAGCGCCGTCTCTACGATCGCTTCGCTGCCGCATGGACGCCCGCCGAACTGCCGGCCGGCATCGTGCAGCACGATGCGGTGTGGCACGCACCGGACGGACACGCGATCGCGCTGCGGCGCTACGCACCGGCACACGGTGCGCCGCGCGGCACCGTGCTGTTCTTTCATGGGGGCGGCTTCGTCGTCGGCTCGCTCGACAGTCACACGCTGATCACCGCGCAACTGGCGGCTGACACGGGGCTCGCCGTGATCGCGGTCGACTACCGGCTCGCGCCCGAGCATCGCGCACCGGCCGCACTCGAGGATTGCCTGGCCGTCACGCGGGCCGCGCGCGATGGACGCTGGCCGTTCGGCTCATGCGCACGGTCGCTGACGCTCGCGGGCGACAGCGCGGGCGGCAATCTCGCGGCGGCCGTCGCGACTGCGCTGCGCGATGCAGGCGAAGGCGGCCTCGACGGCATCGCGCTCGTCTATCCGATGCTCGGGTTCGAACCGCAATCGCCTGCGCGCGAAACGGAAGCGCACGCGCCGATGCTGACGCTCGACGACGTTCATCGCTATCGCGCGCTCTACTGGAATGTCGAGGATGAAGCCGCGTTGAACGACGATCCGTTGCTGCGCGCATCGGTGCCGCTTGCCGCATCGCGTTTCGACGGGCTGCCGCCGGTGCTCGCGATCGGCGCGGAGCACGATCCGCTGCGCGACGACGCGCGCGTCTATGTCGAACGGATTCTCGCGGCCGGCGGCACCGCGCGTTACTGGAGGGGAGAGGGGCTGGTGCACGGCTGCTGGCGCGCGCTCGGAACGAGCCCGCACGCGGCGCGGATGCACCGGATGATCGGCGGGTTTCTGCTCGCACCACACGCGTAG
- a CDS encoding TauD/TfdA family dioxygenase, giving the protein MQAAQHRIEDWRTFSADAAIAAATIGDGAVDVEWSDTRRSPFHFDWLRDNCACSACVHAVTREQVFEIADAREDLSALTVQVETDGALHIEWNDGHRSTWSPGWLRAHAYDDASRAERQAAHGRHVWVGADATAIGVFAWRDVMEDDGALLAWLAALQRTGLTLVEGVPAERGRVDEIARRIGLIRESNFGMLFDVESKPRPDSNAYTSLNLPPHTDLPTRELQPGVQFLHCLANDATGGDSIFLDGFALADALRREYPADFAQLASTPFEFWNKSANSDYRCSAPVIGLDARGNVTEVRVANFLRGPLDAPAGSVAAVYRAYRRFLALAREPRFRVLRRLRAGDMWAFDNRRVLHARTEFDPSTGRRHLQGCYVDRDELLSRWRVLSRSVPAAVAGR; this is encoded by the coding sequence ATGCAGGCAGCGCAACACCGTATCGAGGATTGGCGGACCTTTTCCGCCGACGCGGCCATTGCGGCGGCGACGATCGGCGACGGAGCGGTGGACGTCGAGTGGAGCGACACGCGACGATCGCCGTTTCACTTCGACTGGCTGCGCGACAACTGCGCGTGTTCCGCGTGCGTGCATGCGGTCACGCGCGAGCAGGTATTCGAGATTGCCGATGCGCGCGAGGATCTGTCGGCGCTCACCGTGCAGGTCGAAACCGACGGCGCGCTGCATATCGAGTGGAACGACGGGCATCGCAGCACCTGGTCGCCGGGGTGGTTGCGCGCGCATGCATACGACGATGCGTCGCGCGCGGAGCGCCAGGCCGCGCACGGGCGGCACGTATGGGTCGGCGCCGATGCGACGGCGATCGGCGTGTTCGCGTGGCGCGACGTGATGGAGGACGACGGCGCGTTGCTCGCATGGCTCGCCGCGTTGCAGCGCACCGGGCTGACGCTGGTCGAGGGGGTGCCGGCCGAGCGCGGCCGGGTCGACGAGATCGCGCGCCGCATCGGCCTGATCCGCGAAAGCAATTTCGGCATGCTGTTCGACGTCGAATCGAAGCCGCGCCCGGACAGCAATGCCTATACGTCGCTCAACCTGCCGCCGCACACCGATCTGCCGACGCGCGAATTGCAGCCGGGCGTGCAGTTCCTGCATTGCCTCGCGAACGATGCAACGGGCGGAGACAGCATCTTCCTCGACGGCTTCGCGCTCGCGGATGCGCTGCGGCGCGAATATCCGGCCGATTTTGCGCAACTTGCGTCGACGCCGTTCGAGTTCTGGAACAAGAGTGCGAACAGCGACTACCGCTGTTCGGCGCCCGTGATCGGGCTCGATGCGCGCGGCAACGTCACCGAGGTGCGCGTCGCGAACTTCCTGCGCGGGCCGCTCGATGCGCCGGCCGGCTCGGTCGCGGCCGTCTATCGCGCGTACCGGCGGTTTCTCGCGCTCGCGCGCGAGCCGCGTTTCCGCGTGCTGCGCCGGCTGCGGGCGGGCGATATGTGGGCGTTCGACAACCGGCGCGTGCTGCATGCGCGCACCGAGTTCGATCCATCGACGGGTCGCCGGCATCTGCAGGGCTGCTACGTCGATCGCGACGAACTGCTGTCGCGGTGGCGCGTGCTGTCGCGTTCGGTGCCTGCCGCAGTCGCGGGGCGCTGA
- a CDS encoding DUF4148 domain-containing protein, producing MKSLVSAVVAAVALSASFGAFAQSTVTRAQVRNELVQLEQAGYKPGVSSPYYPNDIQSAEARVHGADASGYGAQPAPVVHAGAPAAAASSNARDSIFFGQ from the coding sequence ATGAAATCGCTCGTTTCCGCAGTTGTTGCCGCTGTCGCCTTGTCCGCTTCGTTCGGCGCTTTCGCACAAAGCACCGTCACCCGCGCACAAGTCCGCAACGAACTGGTCCAGCTCGAACAAGCCGGCTACAAGCCGGGCGTGTCGAGCCCGTACTACCCGAACGACATCCAGTCGGCGGAAGCGCGTGTTCATGGTGCCGACGCCAGCGGTTACGGCGCGCAACCGGCTCCGGTCGTCCACGCTGGCGCCCCGGCTGCCGCAGCGTCGTCGAACGCTCGCGACTCGATCTTCTTCGGCCAGTAA
- a CDS encoding oxidoreductase — MHAWSARHVPAQGGKVAVVTGANSGLGWQIAETLAAKGATVVMGCRDAARGAQAAAAIRRFHPAARVEVDPLDLADLASIQRFAADVSERHGRVDILCNNAGVMFLPLRHTRDGFEMQFGTNHLGHFALTGQLLPALRAARRARVVTMSSGFNRGGRIRVDDLRAEHRYNRYLAYCDSKLANLVFALELQRRFQRAAFAGISVAAHPGYAATNLQFAGPAMDSSPTRAMLMRAANRYLAQPADQGALPAIHAATSPDLTGGSYIGPSGWFESRGLPAPANVPRSARDVAAATLLWEASEAATGVRFLSTGVPAGRLPANPFDTAAEVR; from the coding sequence ATGCATGCATGGAGTGCGCGCCACGTCCCGGCGCAAGGCGGCAAGGTCGCGGTCGTGACCGGCGCCAACAGCGGCCTCGGCTGGCAGATCGCGGAAACGCTGGCCGCCAAGGGCGCGACCGTCGTGATGGGTTGCCGCGACGCCGCGCGCGGTGCGCAGGCGGCCGCTGCGATCCGCCGGTTCCATCCCGCCGCACGGGTCGAAGTCGATCCGCTCGACCTCGCCGATCTCGCCTCGATCCAGCGCTTCGCCGCCGACGTCTCCGAGCGCCACGGCCGCGTCGACATCCTCTGCAACAATGCCGGCGTGATGTTCCTGCCGCTGCGCCACACGCGCGACGGCTTCGAGATGCAGTTCGGCACCAACCACCTCGGCCATTTCGCGCTGACCGGCCAGCTGCTGCCCGCACTGCGCGCCGCGCGGCGGGCGCGGGTCGTGACGATGTCGAGCGGCTTCAACCGCGGCGGCCGGATCCGCGTCGACGACCTGCGCGCCGAGCACCGCTACAACCGTTATCTCGCCTACTGCGACAGCAAGCTCGCGAACCTCGTGTTCGCGCTCGAACTGCAGCGCCGCTTCCAGCGCGCGGCGTTCGCGGGAATCAGCGTCGCCGCGCATCCGGGCTACGCGGCGACCAACCTGCAGTTCGCGGGCCCCGCGATGGACAGCTCGCCCACGCGCGCCATGCTGATGCGCGCCGCGAACCGTTATCTCGCGCAACCGGCCGACCAGGGCGCGCTACCGGCGATCCATGCGGCGACCTCGCCCGACCTCACCGGCGGTTCGTACATCGGGCCGTCCGGCTGGTTCGAGTCGCGCGGGCTGCCGGCCCCCGCGAACGTGCCGCGCTCGGCGCGCGACGTGGCCGCGGCGACGCTGCTGTGGGAGGCCTCCGAAGCAGCGACGGGCGTGCGTTTCCTCAGCACCGGCGTGCCCGCCGGCCGGCTGCCGGCCAACCCGTTCGACACGGCGGCCGAGGTGCGCTGA
- a CDS encoding DUF3331 domain-containing protein: MKASKSLPALDPADVHVEILERSDTLLVVRWVEPGRCHYGEQRWRRRFAQRTGTCALSRQVIQRGDEVFRPAERPAPANAAAMISAAEVLGLAGGR, translated from the coding sequence ATGAAGGCCTCCAAATCCCTGCCTGCGCTCGATCCCGCCGACGTCCACGTCGAAATTCTCGAACGTTCCGATACGCTGCTCGTCGTCCGCTGGGTCGAACCCGGCCGCTGTCATTACGGCGAACAGCGCTGGCGGCGCCGCTTCGCGCAGCGCACCGGCACCTGCGCGCTGTCGCGCCAGGTCATCCAGCGCGGCGACGAAGTGTTCCGCCCGGCCGAACGCCCGGCGCCCGCGAATGCGGCCGCGATGATCTCCGCCGCCGAAGTGCTCGGCCTGGCCGGCGGTCGATAA
- a CDS encoding SDR family oxidoreductase, whose amino-acid sequence MRLQGKRALVTAAGQGIGRATALRFASEGADVLATDINEAALGRLAADAERAGGRLATRRLDVTDAHDVAALAAQERAFDVLFNCAGYVHHGSILECDDDAWAFSLNLNVTSMYRLIRALLPAMLDAGGASIINMASAASSVKGVPNRFVYGTTKAAVIGLTKAVAADFVEQRIRCNAICPGTIESPSLEQRIAEQARTRQVSADTVRQAFVARQPMGRIGTADEVAALALYLASDEASFTTGAIHLIDGGWSN is encoded by the coding sequence ATGAGATTGCAGGGCAAGCGCGCGCTGGTGACGGCGGCCGGGCAGGGTATCGGCCGCGCGACCGCGCTGCGGTTCGCGAGCGAGGGCGCCGACGTGCTGGCGACCGACATCAACGAAGCCGCGCTCGGTCGGCTCGCGGCCGATGCCGAACGCGCGGGCGGCCGGCTGGCGACGCGCCGGCTCGACGTGACCGATGCGCACGACGTCGCGGCACTCGCGGCGCAGGAGCGCGCATTCGACGTGCTGTTCAACTGCGCCGGCTACGTGCACCACGGCTCGATCCTCGAGTGCGACGACGACGCGTGGGCGTTCTCGCTGAACCTCAACGTCACGTCGATGTACCGGCTAATCCGCGCGCTGCTGCCGGCGATGCTGGACGCGGGCGGCGCGTCGATCATCAATATGGCGTCGGCCGCGTCGAGCGTGAAGGGTGTGCCGAACCGCTTCGTCTACGGCACGACGAAGGCGGCCGTGATCGGCCTGACCAAGGCGGTCGCCGCCGATTTCGTCGAGCAGCGCATCCGCTGCAACGCGATCTGCCCGGGCACGATCGAATCGCCGTCGCTGGAGCAGCGGATCGCCGAGCAGGCGCGCACGCGCCAGGTGTCGGCCGACACCGTGCGCCAGGCGTTCGTCGCGCGCCAGCCGATGGGGCGCATCGGCACGGCGGACGAAGTGGCCGCGCTCGCGCTGTACCTCGCGTCGGACGAAGCGTCGTTCACCACCGGCGCGATTCACCTGATCGATGGCGGCTGGTCGAACTGA
- a CDS encoding ureidoglycolate lyase yields the protein MKLLRFGEKHHEKPGLLDAQGKIRDLSGVIDDVAGAALTPASLARLRDIEPSSLPLVDGAPRLGACVGRVGKFICIGLNYSDHAAESGMEVPKEPVVFGKWTSAISGPNDDVEIPRGSEKTDWEVELGVVIGRGGRYIDEADALSHVAGYCVVNDVSEREYQLERGGTWDKGKGNDTFGPLGPWLVTADEVPDPHALRLWLDVDDHRYQNGTTATMVFRVPHLISYLSCFMSLQPGDVISTGTPPGVGLGQKPPVYLRAGQVITLGIDGLGEQRQRTVQA from the coding sequence ATGAAACTGCTGAGATTTGGCGAAAAACACCATGAAAAACCCGGCCTGCTCGATGCGCAGGGAAAGATCCGCGACCTGTCGGGCGTGATCGACGACGTCGCCGGCGCTGCGCTGACGCCCGCATCGCTCGCGCGGCTGCGCGACATCGAGCCGTCGTCGCTGCCGCTCGTCGACGGCGCGCCGCGGCTCGGCGCGTGCGTCGGCCGCGTCGGCAAGTTCATCTGCATCGGGCTCAACTATTCCGACCACGCGGCCGAGTCGGGCATGGAAGTCCCGAAGGAGCCGGTGGTGTTCGGCAAATGGACGAGCGCGATCTCGGGGCCGAACGACGACGTCGAGATTCCGCGCGGCTCGGAGAAAACCGACTGGGAAGTCGAGCTCGGCGTGGTGATCGGCCGGGGCGGCCGCTATATCGACGAAGCCGACGCGCTGTCGCATGTCGCGGGCTACTGCGTCGTCAACGACGTGTCGGAGCGCGAATACCAGCTCGAACGCGGCGGCACGTGGGACAAGGGCAAGGGCAACGACACGTTCGGGCCGCTCGGCCCGTGGCTCGTGACGGCCGACGAGGTGCCCGATCCGCACGCGCTGCGGCTGTGGCTGGACGTCGACGACCACCGCTACCAGAACGGCACGACCGCGACGATGGTGTTCCGCGTGCCGCACCTGATCAGCTACCTGAGCTGCTTCATGAGCCTGCAGCCGGGCGACGTGATCTCGACCGGCACGCCGCCGGGCGTCGGCCTCGGGCAGAAGCCGCCCGTTTATCTGCGCGCCGGGCAGGTGATCACGCTCGGCATCGACGGGCTCGGCGAGCAGCGTCAGCGCACCGTGCAGGCCTGA
- a CDS encoding L-fuconate dehydratase, whose translation MAIIRSMRVLDVRFPTSRELDGSDAMNPDPDYSAAYVVLETDRDGLEGHGLTFTIGRGNEICCAAIDAMRHLVVGLDLDWIREDMGRFWRHVTSDSQLRWIGPDKGAIHLATGAVVNAVWDLWAKAVGKPLWRLVADLSPEEIVRAIDFRYLTDCLTQDEALDLLRRQAPGKAARIAALERDGYPCYTTSAGWLGYSDDKLRRLCREAVDAGFDYVKLKVGANLEDDIRRVTIAREAIGPERKLMIDANQVWEVDEAIDWVRELAFAKPWFIEEPTSPDDVEGHRKIRDAIAPVQVATGEMCQNRVLFKQFIARGAIDVVQIDACRLGGVNEILAVLLLAAKYGLPVCPHAGGVGLCEYVQHLSMIDYVCISGTKEGRVTEYVDHLHEHFVEPCVVRGAAYMPPTAPGFSIEIKPESLEQYRFRG comes from the coding sequence ATGGCTATCATTCGATCGATGCGCGTCCTCGACGTGCGCTTCCCGACCTCGCGCGAGCTCGACGGCTCCGATGCGATGAATCCGGATCCCGACTATTCGGCCGCGTACGTTGTGCTCGAAACCGACCGCGACGGGCTCGAAGGCCACGGACTCACGTTCACCATCGGGCGCGGCAATGAAATCTGCTGCGCGGCGATCGACGCGATGCGTCACCTCGTCGTCGGCCTCGATCTCGACTGGATTCGCGAGGACATGGGCCGCTTCTGGCGGCACGTCACGTCGGACAGCCAGTTGCGCTGGATCGGCCCCGACAAGGGCGCGATCCACCTGGCGACGGGGGCGGTGGTCAATGCGGTGTGGGACCTGTGGGCGAAGGCGGTGGGCAAGCCGCTGTGGCGGCTCGTGGCCGACCTGAGCCCCGAGGAAATCGTGCGCGCGATCGATTTCCGCTACCTGACCGACTGCCTGACGCAGGACGAAGCGCTCGACCTGCTGCGCCGGCAGGCGCCCGGCAAGGCGGCGCGGATCGCGGCGCTCGAGCGCGACGGCTACCCGTGCTACACGACGTCGGCGGGCTGGCTCGGCTACAGCGATGACAAGCTGCGCCGGCTGTGCCGCGAGGCGGTGGACGCCGGCTTCGACTACGTGAAGCTGAAGGTCGGCGCGAACCTGGAGGACGACATCCGCCGCGTGACGATCGCGCGCGAGGCGATCGGCCCCGAGCGCAAGCTGATGATCGACGCGAACCAGGTGTGGGAGGTCGACGAGGCGATCGACTGGGTGCGCGAGCTGGCGTTCGCGAAACCGTGGTTCATCGAGGAGCCGACGAGCCCCGACGACGTCGAAGGGCATCGCAAGATCCGCGACGCGATCGCGCCCGTGCAGGTCGCGACCGGCGAGATGTGCCAGAACCGGGTGCTGTTCAAGCAGTTCATCGCGCGCGGCGCGATCGACGTCGTGCAGATCGACGCGTGCCGGCTGGGCGGCGTGAACGAGATTCTCGCGGTGCTGCTGCTGGCCGCGAAATACGGGCTGCCGGTGTGTCCGCATGCGGGCGGCGTCGGGTTGTGCGAATACGTGCAGCATCTGTCGATGATCGACTACGTGTGTATTTCCGGCACGAAGGAAGGGCGCGTGACCGAGTACGTCGATCACCTGCACGAGCATTTCGTCGAACCGTGCGTCGTGCGCGGCGCGGCGTACATGCCGCCGACGGCGCCCGGCTTCTCGATCGAGATCAAGCCCGAATCGCTCGAGCAGTATCGATTCCGAGGTTGA
- a CDS encoding SDR family oxidoreductase, whose translation MDLNLQDKVVIVTGGASGIGAAISMRLAGEGAIPVVFARHAPDDAFWRELTRQQPRAVCVSVELQDDAQCRDAVAQTIARFGRIDGLVNNAGINDSIGLAAGRDAFVASLERNLIHYYVMAHYCVPHLKATRGAIVNLSSKTAVTGQGNTSGYCASKGAQLALTREWAVALRNDGVRVNAVIPAEVMTPLYQNWLAGFDEPEAKLADIAARVPLGKRFTTTDEIADTAVFLLSERASHTTGQWLFVDGGYTHLDRAIG comes from the coding sequence GTGGATTTGAATCTGCAAGACAAGGTCGTGATCGTGACCGGCGGCGCGTCGGGGATCGGTGCCGCGATCTCGATGCGGCTCGCCGGCGAAGGCGCGATTCCGGTGGTGTTCGCGCGCCACGCGCCCGACGACGCATTCTGGCGCGAACTCACGCGGCAACAGCCGCGCGCCGTGTGCGTGTCCGTCGAGCTGCAGGACGACGCGCAGTGCCGCGACGCGGTCGCGCAGACCATCGCGCGTTTCGGCCGCATCGACGGCCTCGTCAACAACGCGGGCATCAACGACAGCATCGGGCTCGCCGCCGGGCGCGATGCGTTCGTCGCGTCGCTCGAGCGCAACCTGATCCATTACTACGTGATGGCGCATTACTGCGTGCCGCACCTGAAGGCGACGCGCGGCGCGATCGTCAACCTGTCGTCGAAGACGGCCGTCACCGGGCAGGGCAACACGAGCGGCTATTGCGCATCGAAGGGCGCGCAACTCGCGCTGACGCGCGAATGGGCCGTCGCATTGCGAAACGACGGCGTGCGCGTGAACGCGGTGATTCCGGCCGAGGTGATGACGCCGCTCTACCAGAACTGGCTCGCCGGTTTCGACGAACCCGAAGCGAAGCTCGCCGACATCGCCGCCAGGGTGCCGCTCGGCAAGCGTTTCACGACCACCGACGAGATTGCCGATACGGCGGTATTCCTGCTGTCGGAACGCGCGTCGCACACGACGGGGCAGTGGCTGTTCGTCGATGGCGGCTATACGCATCTCGATCGCGCGATCGGCTGA
- a CDS encoding sugar ABC transporter ATP-binding protein, producing the protein MQPDPNLNPAPPLIALSGVSKRFPGVQALDDCRFDLRAGEVHALMGENGAGKSTLMKILAGVYQKDGGEIRMDGRAVEIADPRAAQALGIGIIHQELNLMNHLSVAQNIFIGREPRGRFGVFVDEDKLNRDAAAIFARLRLDLDPRTPVGRLTVAKQQMVEIAKALSFDSRVLIMDEPTAALNNAEIAELFRIIGDLRAHGVGVVYISHKMDELRQIADRVTVMRDGKYVATVPMADTSMDAIIAMMVGRQLDTTFRTPPDTSANAVALEVRGLSRGRAIRDVGFTLRRGEILGFAGLMGAGRTEVARAVFGADPVDAGEIRVHGKTVTIRTPADAVAHGIGYLSEDRKHFGLAVGMDVQNNIALSSMQRFVRRGVFLDARDMRATAQSYVRQLAIRTPSVAQPARLLSGGNQQKIVIAKWLLRDCDILFFDEPTRGIDVGAKSEIYKLLDALAADGKAIVMISSELPEVLRMSHRILVMCEGRVTGELRAAEATQEKIMQFATQRESTVLS; encoded by the coding sequence ATGCAACCGGACCCGAACCTGAACCCCGCGCCGCCGCTGATTGCGTTGAGCGGCGTCAGCAAGCGCTTTCCGGGCGTGCAGGCGCTCGACGATTGCCGGTTCGACCTGCGCGCCGGCGAAGTGCATGCGCTGATGGGCGAGAACGGCGCCGGCAAGTCGACGTTGATGAAGATCCTCGCCGGCGTCTACCAGAAGGATGGCGGCGAGATCCGGATGGACGGCCGCGCGGTGGAGATCGCCGATCCGCGCGCCGCACAGGCGCTCGGGATCGGCATCATTCATCAGGAACTGAACCTGATGAACCACCTGAGCGTCGCGCAGAACATCTTCATCGGCCGCGAGCCGCGCGGCCGCTTCGGCGTGTTCGTCGACGAAGACAAGCTCAACCGCGACGCGGCCGCGATCTTCGCGCGGCTGCGGCTCGATCTCGATCCGCGTACGCCGGTCGGCCGGCTGACGGTCGCGAAGCAGCAGATGGTCGAGATCGCGAAGGCGCTGTCGTTCGATTCGCGCGTGCTGATCATGGACGAGCCGACCGCCGCGCTGAACAACGCGGAGATCGCCGAGCTGTTCCGCATCATCGGCGACCTGCGCGCGCACGGCGTCGGCGTCGTCTACATCTCGCACAAGATGGACGAGCTGCGCCAGATTGCCGATCGCGTGACGGTGATGCGCGACGGCAAGTACGTCGCGACCGTGCCGATGGCGGACACGTCGATGGACGCGATCATCGCGATGATGGTCGGCCGTCAGCTCGATACGACGTTCCGTACGCCGCCCGATACGTCGGCGAACGCCGTCGCGCTCGAGGTACGCGGGCTGTCGCGCGGCCGCGCGATCCGCGACGTCGGTTTCACGCTGCGGCGCGGCGAGATCCTCGGCTTCGCGGGGCTGATGGGCGCGGGCCGCACCGAGGTCGCGCGCGCGGTGTTCGGCGCGGATCCGGTCGACGCGGGCGAGATCCGCGTGCACGGCAAGACCGTGACGATCCGCACGCCGGCCGATGCGGTCGCGCACGGGATCGGCTATCTCTCCGAGGATCGCAAGCACTTCGGGCTCGCGGTCGGCATGGACGTGCAGAACAACATCGCGCTGTCGAGCATGCAGCGCTTCGTGCGCCGCGGCGTGTTTCTCGATGCGCGCGACATGCGCGCCACCGCGCAGTCGTACGTGCGGCAGCTCGCGATCCGCACGCCGTCGGTCGCGCAGCCCGCGCGGCTCCTGTCGGGCGGCAACCAGCAGAAGATCGTCATCGCGAAGTGGCTGCTGCGCGACTGCGACATCCTGTTCTTCGACGAACCAACCCGCGGCATCGACGTCGGCGCGAAAAGCGAGATCTACAAGCTGCTCGACGCGCTCGCCGCCGACGGCAAGGCGATCGTGATGATCTCGTCGGAACTGCCCGAGGTGCTGCGCATGAGCCACCGGATCCTCGTGATGTGCGAAGGGCGCGTGACCGGCGAATTGCGCGCGGCCGAGGCCACGCAGGAAAAGATCATGCAGTTCGCGACGCAGCGCGAGTCGACCGTATTGTCCTGA
- a CDS encoding ABC transporter permease codes for MSNDTHPVPPIASGDTPAAASSLKSRFFNPAARQKLLAFASLVLLIVFFSIASPNFLDVDNLVTILQATAVNGVLAVACTYVIITSGIDLSVGTLMTFCAVMAGVVLTNWGMPLPLGILAALCFGALSGSVSGFVIAKMKVPPFIATLGMMMLLKGLSLVISGTRPIYFNDTPGFTSIAQDSLIGNLIPALPIPNAVLILFVVAIGASIVLNRTIFGRYTFALGSNEEALRLSGVNVDAWKIAVYTFSGAVCGIAGLLIASRLNSAQPALGQGYELDAIAAVVIGGTSLSGGAGSIVGTIIGAFIMSVLTNGLRIMSVAQEWQTVVTGVIIILAVYVDILRRRRR; via the coding sequence ATGTCCAACGATACGCATCCCGTCCCGCCCATTGCTTCCGGCGACACGCCGGCCGCCGCATCGAGCCTGAAGTCACGCTTCTTCAACCCGGCCGCGCGGCAGAAGCTGCTCGCGTTCGCGAGCCTCGTGCTGCTGATCGTGTTCTTCAGCATCGCGTCGCCAAACTTCCTCGACGTCGACAACCTCGTGACGATCCTGCAGGCCACCGCCGTGAACGGTGTGCTGGCCGTCGCCTGCACGTACGTGATCATCACGTCGGGCATCGACCTGTCGGTCGGCACGCTGATGACGTTCTGCGCGGTGATGGCGGGCGTCGTGCTGACGAACTGGGGCATGCCGCTGCCGCTCGGGATCCTCGCAGCGTTGTGCTTCGGCGCGCTGTCGGGCAGCGTGTCGGGCTTCGTGATCGCGAAGATGAAGGTGCCGCCGTTCATCGCGACACTCGGGATGATGATGCTGCTCAAGGGGCTGTCGCTCGTGATCTCGGGCACGCGGCCGATCTACTTCAACGACACGCCGGGCTTCACGTCGATCGCGCAGGATTCGCTGATCGGCAACCTGATTCCCGCGCTGCCGATCCCGAACGCGGTGCTGATCCTGTTCGTCGTCGCGATCGGCGCGTCGATCGTGCTGAACCGGACCATCTTCGGCCGCTACACGTTCGCGCTCGGCAGCAACGAGGAAGCGCTGCGGCTGTCCGGCGTGAACGTCGACGCGTGGAAGATCGCGGTCTACACGTTCAGCGGCGCGGTGTGCGGGATCGCCGGGCTCCTGATCGCATCGCGGCTGAATTCCGCGCAGCCCGCGCTCGGGCAGGGCTACGAGCTCGATGCGATCGCCGCCGTCGTGATCGGCGGCACGTCGCTGTCGGGCGGCGCGGGCAGCATCGTCGGCACCATCATCGGCGCGTTCATCATGAGCGTGCTGACCAACGGCCTGCGCATCATGTCGGTCGCGCAGGAATGGCAGACGGTCGTGACGGGCGTGATCATCATCCTCGCCGTCTACGTGGACATCCTGCGCCGGCGTCGCCGCTAA